Proteins encoded by one window of Cuniculiplasma divulgatum:
- a CDS encoding MmgE/PrpD family protein — translation MDKIVSEIWNMAQGKSAPSGPSEMDELKKRVADIAFTSYGALKAEPVKIMKKSLLPSSGKKNATIFFTRDRASVEIATMINGTTTRYLDFNDTYLSKEALHPSDNIPPLIAMAESEELDGKKVLDAARVSYETVCALSDAVSIRDRGWDHVTYISISSGAGLAHLLDLSEEGFAHTINLALNNNISMRQTRAGELSMWKGATAANACRNSVFAANLAQEGFTGPAPIFEGEMGFIKQVSGNLNMDFSKSRILKTMIKNYPVEYHAMSAAEVASNLRKKMKGKIRKVEVETFTVAHTIIIKDPEKLRPKTRETADHSMPYIIALTLVKGDPTPQSYENDLLMDKEILSVIDKMKFKITDRFDKMYPEFLPVKIKVETDEGVFEEEMDAPKGHNKKPYTWDDLKKKGTRVMSEDSSSSIIEFARSFENRSMKEFMEVLRNVKA, via the coding sequence ATGGATAAAATCGTTTCAGAAATATGGAATATGGCCCAGGGAAAGTCAGCTCCTTCAGGACCTTCAGAAATGGATGAGTTGAAAAAGCGGGTTGCAGATATTGCCTTCACTTCGTATGGTGCACTTAAGGCCGAGCCTGTGAAAATAATGAAGAAAAGTCTCCTTCCATCATCCGGAAAGAAGAATGCAACAATCTTCTTCACGAGAGATAGGGCCTCAGTAGAGATTGCCACAATGATCAACGGTACAACCACAAGATACCTGGATTTTAATGACACATACCTTTCAAAAGAAGCCCTGCATCCCTCTGATAATATTCCACCATTGATTGCCATGGCCGAAAGTGAGGAACTGGATGGAAAGAAGGTGCTTGATGCTGCAAGAGTTTCATATGAGACTGTGTGTGCATTATCTGATGCAGTTTCAATTAGGGATAGGGGTTGGGATCACGTAACATATATAAGTATTTCATCTGGAGCAGGGCTTGCACACCTTCTGGATCTCAGTGAGGAAGGATTTGCCCATACTATTAATCTAGCTCTGAACAACAACATAAGCATGAGGCAGACAAGGGCAGGAGAACTGAGCATGTGGAAAGGAGCAACTGCAGCAAATGCCTGCAGGAACAGTGTTTTTGCAGCCAATCTTGCCCAGGAAGGTTTTACGGGACCAGCACCAATATTTGAGGGCGAAATGGGTTTTATCAAACAGGTTTCAGGAAATTTGAATATGGATTTTTCCAAAAGCAGGATACTTAAGACCATGATAAAGAATTATCCCGTTGAATACCACGCCATGAGCGCCGCTGAAGTTGCATCTAATTTGAGAAAAAAGATGAAAGGAAAGATAAGGAAGGTTGAAGTTGAAACATTTACAGTTGCGCATACAATTATAATTAAGGACCCGGAAAAATTAAGACCAAAAACAAGGGAAACTGCAGATCACAGTATGCCATATATAATAGCATTGACACTTGTAAAGGGAGACCCAACCCCTCAGTCTTACGAAAATGATCTGCTGATGGATAAAGAAATCCTATCTGTTATTGACAAAATGAAGTTCAAGATCACGGATAGGTTCGACAAAATGTACCCTGAATTCCTGCCTGTGAAAATAAAAGTGGAGACTGATGAGGGTGTTTTCGAAGAAGAGATGGATGCACCAAAGGGTCATAATAAGAAGCCCTACACATGGGATGACTTGAAGAAAAAAGGGACAAGAGTGATGAGCGAAGACAGTTCATCTTCTATAATTGAGTTTGCAAGAAGTTTTGAAAATAGAAGCATGAAGGAATTCATGGAGGTCTTGAGAAATGTCAAGGCTTAG
- the prpB gene encoding methylisocitrate lyase produces the protein MSRLRDNINGSSKNFRKMLGNSFITIPGVYSGISALIAERVGFRSIYLSGSGIAGMMGLPDLSITTLDEVVREAGNITSISRLPLIVDCDTGFGEPLNVMRTVRLMERAGVAAIHIEDQELPKKCGHLNGKKIVPAEDFIAKIRAAKEASKDPNFSLIARTDARSVGGLDDAIERSREYLKAGADIIFTEALENPEEFREMRKKVNGYLMANMTEFGKSPLLSVDELKEIGYDMVIFPLTAFRSILKNTEQIYSDLHKQGTQRNFIDKLMTRSQYYELIGYSEYEDEDYLLASRKNK, from the coding sequence ATGTCAAGGCTTAGAGACAATATTAATGGTTCTTCAAAGAATTTTAGAAAAATGCTTGGAAATAGTTTCATTACTATCCCAGGCGTATACAGTGGGATTTCAGCACTGATTGCGGAGAGAGTGGGCTTCAGATCTATATATCTGTCGGGTTCAGGTATAGCAGGCATGATGGGTCTGCCAGATCTCTCAATAACGACTCTGGATGAGGTTGTAAGGGAAGCTGGGAATATTACATCCATAAGCAGATTGCCACTTATTGTTGATTGTGATACAGGATTTGGCGAACCACTCAATGTTATGAGAACTGTAAGGCTAATGGAAAGGGCTGGCGTTGCAGCAATTCACATTGAAGATCAGGAACTCCCAAAGAAATGCGGCCATCTCAATGGAAAGAAAATTGTTCCTGCTGAAGATTTTATTGCAAAGATCAGGGCAGCGAAAGAGGCATCAAAAGACCCAAATTTTTCTCTGATTGCAAGGACAGATGCAAGATCAGTGGGAGGACTTGATGATGCCATAGAAAGATCAAGGGAATATTTGAAGGCAGGTGCGGATATTATATTCACCGAGGCTCTGGAGAATCCAGAGGAATTCAGGGAAATGAGAAAGAAGGTAAACGGATATTTAATGGCAAACATGACAGAATTTGGAAAAAGTCCACTTCTCTCAGTTGATGAATTAAAAGAGATAGGATATGACATGGTAATTTTTCCCCTAACAGCATTCAGGAGTATCCTAAAGAATACGGAACAAATTTATAGTGATCTTCATAAGCAGGGAACACAGAGGAATTTTATAGATAAGCTTATGACCAGATCGCAGTATTACGAACTGATAGGTTATTCAGAATACGAGGATGAGGATTATCTTCTCGCATCAAGGAAGAATAAGTAG
- a CDS encoding uroporphyrinogen decarboxylase/cobalamine-independent methonine synthase family protein, with the protein MKTEKTMTGSWFRSEKIKSILLETGAGEVPEEFRELVLKEEESVVRKQVNPLGNERGLTLVSNGEQRKSGYTTFVKSRFEGFDREKIVSPMVSNAMLEELKIAKNPLYDIFKNNPERLLGHPQLNSRIWYNGQKKAMMEAKDLKKIGKDNGVSKVFINSPSPGVLAQFLTPGTYYRDYFDFIEDLSREMSKEYEAILSVDGVQLQIDAPDLTHERHYQKSEETERKSALRAKIDSINMAISGKDPERIRVHYCYGNYNAPHKIDPPLENFLNELLSLNSNVIVAELANPRHEGDAMILRKYAHEFGWPKQKKIAVGVIDVKTPFVETPETVALRLARIAEIDEIGPERVMAGTDCGFETFSSLDNVSEEVALMKLDALAEGSALFDNMYR; encoded by the coding sequence ATGAAGACAGAGAAGACCATGACTGGTAGCTGGTTCAGATCAGAAAAAATAAAGAGTATTCTACTGGAGACTGGTGCCGGTGAAGTCCCGGAAGAGTTCAGGGAACTTGTTCTTAAGGAAGAAGAGAGTGTTGTAAGGAAACAGGTAAACCCACTTGGAAATGAAAGAGGTCTTACTCTTGTAAGTAACGGTGAACAGAGAAAGTCGGGATATACAACTTTTGTCAAATCTAGATTTGAAGGTTTTGACAGGGAAAAGATTGTTTCACCAATGGTTTCAAATGCAATGCTTGAAGAACTAAAAATTGCAAAAAATCCACTTTATGATATATTTAAAAATAACCCTGAACGGTTGCTGGGGCATCCACAGCTGAATAGCAGGATATGGTATAATGGTCAGAAGAAGGCAATGATGGAGGCAAAGGATCTTAAGAAGATCGGAAAGGATAATGGTGTTTCTAAGGTCTTTATAAATTCTCCATCTCCAGGGGTACTGGCACAATTCTTAACTCCTGGAACATATTACAGAGATTATTTTGATTTCATAGAAGACCTCTCAAGAGAAATGTCAAAAGAATATGAGGCCATATTATCAGTAGATGGTGTCCAGTTACAGATAGATGCTCCCGATCTAACTCATGAAAGACATTACCAGAAATCAGAGGAAACAGAGAGAAAATCAGCCCTGAGGGCCAAGATAGATTCTATTAATATGGCAATATCAGGAAAAGATCCGGAGAGAATACGAGTTCATTACTGCTATGGAAACTATAATGCTCCGCACAAAATAGATCCTCCTCTGGAGAATTTCCTTAATGAACTGCTTTCCTTAAATTCTAATGTAATAGTTGCTGAACTTGCGAATCCACGACATGAGGGTGATGCTATGATTTTAAGAAAGTATGCCCATGAATTTGGATGGCCAAAGCAGAAAAAGATTGCAGTTGGTGTAATTGATGTGAAAACTCCTTTCGTGGAAACACCTGAAACTGTTGCTCTAAGACTGGCAAGGATTGCAGAGATAGATGAAATAGGTCCTGAAAGAGTAATGGCAGGGACAGATTGTGGTTTTGAAACATTCTCAAGTCTGGATAATGTTTCAGAAGAAGTTGCATTAATGAAACTTGACGCACTGGCAGAAGGCTCAGCCCTTTTTGATAATATGTATAGATGA
- a CDS encoding Mov34/MPN/PAD-1 family protein, whose translation MIMEASKDTYPMEFGALLKGEHDVIYEIAIMPGTIQGDHHTIMWMGSKPVDFTIIGSVHSHPSGVIRPSDADLHMFQNTGPIHMIVGYPYRDTDYKFFNRKGEEIKIGIIGGNQIE comes from the coding sequence ATGATAATGGAGGCATCCAAGGACACATATCCAATGGAATTTGGGGCGCTTTTAAAGGGTGAGCACGACGTCATATATGAAATTGCCATAATGCCCGGTACAATTCAGGGAGACCATCACACCATAATGTGGATGGGTAGCAAACCAGTAGATTTTACCATAATCGGTTCAGTACATTCCCATCCATCTGGGGTAATAAGACCTTCTGATGCAGATCTGCATATGTTTCAAAACACAGGCCCAATCCACATGATAGTTGGTTATCCATACAGAGATACAGATTATAAATTTTTCAACAGAAAGGGTGAAGAGATAAAAATAGGAATAATCGGTGGAAATCAGATAGAATAA
- a CDS encoding NAD(+) kinase, with protein sequence MKIAFIIKKNCPRCAKIVKRIDDILPQEWERIYEEELRPFIKEKEYRPLDEIEADILFTIGGDGTVLLAAQKAKGAILGINMGSLGFLSEVEVGKVEETVYRIIRGEHRFVEFMRLEVMVNGEIVGYALNEVVVHSNRIAKVRNFKLYLDGSFVERTKADGIIVATPIGSTSYSLSAGGPIVMPATQAMVISYLAPVTLRIRPMVAPSTSVLDILVSGIDQDCLIILDGQKEVNFTSSDKVTITRASKSYKFITLRRDFYAKLREKLLKDVVN encoded by the coding sequence ATGAAGATTGCTTTCATAATAAAGAAGAACTGTCCCAGATGTGCTAAAATTGTGAAACGAATAGATGATATTCTCCCCCAGGAATGGGAAAGAATATACGAAGAAGAACTGAGGCCTTTCATTAAGGAAAAGGAATACAGACCACTGGATGAAATTGAAGCAGATATCCTTTTTACAATTGGAGGCGACGGAACTGTACTGCTTGCTGCTCAGAAGGCAAAAGGGGCAATTCTTGGAATTAATATGGGGTCTCTCGGATTTCTGAGCGAGGTTGAAGTTGGAAAGGTAGAGGAGACAGTATACAGAATAATCAGAGGCGAACATAGGTTTGTAGAATTCATGCGTCTCGAGGTAATGGTAAATGGAGAAATCGTAGGATACGCACTGAATGAGGTTGTAGTGCACAGCAACAGAATTGCAAAGGTAAGGAATTTCAAGCTTTATCTTGATGGCTCATTCGTTGAAAGGACGAAGGCAGATGGCATAATTGTTGCCACACCTATTGGATCAACATCCTATTCACTGAGCGCTGGAGGACCTATTGTAATGCCCGCAACTCAGGCAATGGTGATATCATACCTTGCTCCAGTAACACTGAGGATCAGGCCAATGGTGGCGCCATCTACATCAGTGCTTGATATACTTGTGTCAGGTATTGATCAGGACTGCCTAATAATCCTGGATGGACAAAAGGAGGTCAATTTCACTTCATCAGATAAGGTAACAATCACAAGAGCATCAAAATCCTATAAGTTTATAACACTGAGAAGGGATTTCTATGCAAAGCTCAGGGAGAAACTGTTAAAAGATGTGGTCAATTAG
- a CDS encoding inositol monophosphatase family protein, with the protein MTFLKNFIETGSEIREHISTLENKEQRIGYTGMGADGTLTSRLDKLAEDKIIERINDIDLPFNIISEEIGFVDRGYDSNIIMDPLDGTYNAENQIPLYSMSLAVMKDDFTSLQEAFVMNLATGNYFWATKGNGAYRNGYKIEKAERRSHASVVYNLEETEVPEFLKNDITRKRILGCASMELALLANGALDNVAYLGREKKLRNVDIAAGVLLVEEMGGFVFDGNLKKMNMGKDVRERKNMIALSSFYKGEIEELENR; encoded by the coding sequence ATGACATTCCTCAAAAATTTTATTGAAACCGGATCAGAGATAAGGGAGCATATTTCAACTTTAGAGAACAAGGAGCAGAGGATCGGGTACACTGGAATGGGTGCCGATGGGACTCTCACATCGAGACTGGACAAACTCGCAGAGGACAAGATCATAGAGAGAATAAATGATATAGATCTTCCATTCAACATTATAAGTGAGGAAATAGGCTTTGTGGACAGGGGATATGACAGCAACATAATTATGGACCCACTGGACGGAACATATAACGCTGAAAATCAGATTCCTCTTTATTCCATGTCTCTAGCGGTTATGAAGGACGACTTTACATCGCTTCAGGAGGCATTTGTAATGAATCTGGCAACAGGAAACTACTTCTGGGCAACAAAAGGAAATGGTGCATACCGGAATGGATACAAGATAGAGAAGGCAGAGAGGAGGAGTCACGCCTCAGTTGTATATAACCTGGAAGAGACAGAAGTCCCTGAATTCTTAAAGAATGACATAACAAGAAAGAGAATTCTGGGTTGTGCTTCTATGGAACTGGCACTCCTCGCCAACGGCGCTCTTGACAACGTCGCATATCTTGGAAGGGAAAAGAAGTTGCGTAATGTAGATATTGCCGCAGGTGTCCTGCTGGTGGAGGAAATGGGCGGATTTGTTTTTGATGGCAATTTGAAGAAGATGAATATGGGCAAGGATGTGAGAGAAAGAAAGAACATGATTGCACTGTCTTCCTTTTACAAAGGTGAGATAGAGGAGCTTGAGAACAGATGA
- a CDS encoding DNA-directed RNA polymerase subunit D, whose amino-acid sequence MPSSIEQKISILELRDNFARFEITNITEGTANALRRTLINDIPKLAIDKVIFRHGQIRDSMGNVFDSSLPLFDEIVAHRIGLVPIKTDSRMNFRNECSCEGKGCSLCTVSYNIDKTGPGEVYSGDLVPFTGNVELKPVDPLIPIVKLGPKQALLVTAEATMGTAKEHAKWQVTSAVSFKYHREFEINKADNEGWEKIKEKFPVSVVKETKETITITDDYQQRAVMNYINTVNHRTEINQSKPVKVSEDRTRYVFKFETDGSLTARETLKIALERLPKRLNFLHESIVTPD is encoded by the coding sequence ATGCCATCTTCAATCGAGCAAAAAATATCAATATTAGAACTCAGAGATAACTTTGCCAGATTTGAGATAACAAACATTACAGAAGGTACTGCAAATGCCTTAAGAAGAACTCTGATAAATGACATTCCAAAACTGGCAATTGATAAGGTAATTTTCAGGCATGGTCAGATCAGGGATTCTATGGGAAACGTATTTGACTCCTCACTGCCATTATTTGATGAGATTGTTGCACACAGGATTGGACTGGTGCCAATAAAAACAGACTCCAGGATGAACTTCAGGAATGAATGCTCATGTGAGGGTAAGGGATGTTCACTGTGCACTGTATCATATAACATAGACAAAACAGGACCAGGTGAGGTTTATAGCGGAGACCTTGTCCCATTCACAGGTAATGTTGAACTTAAACCTGTAGACCCCCTAATACCCATTGTTAAACTTGGACCAAAGCAGGCCTTGCTTGTAACAGCTGAGGCAACTATGGGAACAGCCAAAGAGCATGCAAAGTGGCAGGTAACTTCGGCAGTCTCTTTTAAGTATCACAGGGAGTTTGAAATTAACAAGGCAGATAATGAAGGATGGGAAAAAATCAAAGAAAAGTTTCCTGTTTCAGTTGTTAAGGAAACAAAGGAAACGATAACTATTACCGATGATTACCAGCAAAGAGCTGTAATGAATTATATTAACACTGTAAATCACAGGACAGAAATAAACCAGTCAAAGCCTGTAAAAGTCTCTGAGGACAGAACAAGGTATGTATTCAAATTTGAAACAGATGGTTCGCTAACCGCCAGGGAAACATTGAAAATTGCACTTGAAAGATTACCAAAAAGGCTAAACTTTTTACACGAGAGTATCGTAACTCCGGATTAG
- a CDS encoding 30S ribosomal protein S11 — translation MNKTGIAHIYSSQNNTIILVTDQTGAETLAKATGGMVVKNDRDESSPYAAMKAADLISEKLKEKEVTDLIIKVRAPGGNRSKIPGPGAQSAIRALSRAGFKIVRIEEVTPVPHDGTKKKGGKRGRRV, via the coding sequence TTGAATAAAACTGGAATAGCGCACATTTATTCCTCGCAGAATAATACAATCATACTTGTGACAGATCAAACTGGAGCTGAAACACTTGCAAAGGCAACAGGTGGAATGGTAGTCAAGAATGACAGAGATGAGTCAAGTCCATATGCTGCAATGAAAGCTGCAGATCTGATATCAGAAAAGTTGAAGGAAAAGGAGGTTACAGATCTTATAATAAAAGTAAGGGCACCTGGCGGAAATAGATCCAAAATTCCTGGTCCAGGGGCGCAATCAGCCATAAGGGCACTATCCAGAGCCGGGTTTAAGATTGTTAGAATTGAGGAAGTGACACCTGTGCCACACGACGGCACCAAGAAAAAGGGTGGAAAAAGAGGAAGGAGGGTTTAA
- a CDS encoding 30S ribosomal protein S4, protein MGDPKFQKKLYSTPRHPWEKDRIDEERKTINLYGLKNKKELWRSQASLDSIRAQARELQARTRRNDPLAIKQLNLLLARLNRYKISTGNASLDDILSLTIESVLERRLQTIVFRKNLAKTVKQARQMITHGHILMNGRRVTVPGLLVEASVEDSIEYSEFSPFIDDKHPVRLVIAGDQKVEDEPQESAEPENSEEVEKVE, encoded by the coding sequence TTGGGAGATCCAAAGTTTCAGAAAAAATTATATTCAACACCAAGGCATCCTTGGGAAAAAGATAGAATAGACGAAGAGAGAAAGACTATAAATTTATATGGTCTGAAGAACAAGAAGGAGTTATGGAGAAGTCAGGCAAGTCTTGATTCCATACGAGCCCAGGCAAGGGAGTTGCAGGCAAGGACAAGAAGAAATGATCCTCTTGCCATAAAGCAGTTGAACCTTCTACTAGCACGATTGAACAGGTACAAAATATCCACTGGAAATGCATCTCTTGATGATATTCTGTCTTTGACCATAGAGAGCGTTCTTGAAAGAAGACTTCAAACAATAGTATTCAGGAAGAACCTTGCAAAGACCGTAAAACAGGCAAGGCAAATGATAACCCACGGTCATATATTAATGAATGGAAGACGAGTAACTGTACCCGGGCTTCTCGTTGAGGCAAGTGTAGAAGATTCCATAGAATACAGCGAATTTTCACCATTCATAGATGATAAACATCCGGTAAGGCTTGTGATAGCAGGCGATCAAAAGGTAGAAGATGAACCACAAGAGTCAGCAGAACCTGAAAATTCAGAGGAGGTAGAAAAAGTTGAATAA
- a CDS encoding 30S ribosomal protein S13: MPDEKEKTDFQYIVRIASMDLNGERDVVLALADLKGIGIRLAETLTKKLEIDESMRLGDLSEEKIEEIRDYIESEEYEDIPAWMMNNRSDPVTGKNMNLVGNDLNVQIQDNINTMKKIRSYRGIRHETHHKVRGQRTRSNGRKGLTVGVQRKKE; encoded by the coding sequence ATGCCTGACGAAAAAGAAAAAACTGATTTCCAATACATTGTAAGAATTGCAAGCATGGATCTTAACGGAGAAAGAGATGTGGTTCTGGCTCTGGCAGATCTCAAAGGTATCGGCATAAGATTGGCTGAAACCCTAACGAAAAAGCTAGAGATTGATGAAAGTATGAGACTGGGAGACCTCAGCGAGGAAAAAATAGAGGAGATAAGGGATTATATCGAATCTGAAGAGTATGAAGATATTCCCGCGTGGATGATGAACAACCGTTCAGATCCTGTAACTGGAAAAAATATGAATCTGGTTGGGAATGACCTCAATGTGCAGATTCAGGATAATATCAACACAATGAAAAAGATAAGATCATACAGAGGGATAAGACATGAAACCCATCACAAGGTGAGGGGTCAGAGAACCAGAAGTAACGGCAGGAAGGGACTGACAGTGGGCGTACAAAGGAAAAAGGAGTGA
- a CDS encoding DUF357 domain-containing protein yields MTTQHTDKDFSAALEEKVLKYTEIENRALEVLSISVPENSLLYEFAKSSLEMVYSYFSDAKHFQEVGDLINALSCLNYSYGWLDSGVRLGIFKTDGDYRKFTFYK; encoded by the coding sequence ATGACTACTCAACATACAGATAAGGACTTCTCCGCAGCGCTGGAGGAAAAAGTGCTAAAATATACTGAAATAGAAAACAGGGCTCTTGAAGTACTTTCCATAAGTGTTCCAGAAAATTCACTTCTATATGAATTTGCCAAGAGCTCATTAGAGATGGTATATTCATATTTCTCCGACGCGAAACATTTTCAGGAAGTTGGCGACTTAATAAATGCACTATCATGCCTCAACTATTCATATGGATGGCTGGATAGTGGGGTAAGACTTGGCATATTCAAAACTGATGGGGATTATAGGAAATTTACTTTTTACAAATAA